The Winogradskyella schleiferi genome has a window encoding:
- a CDS encoding cysteine desulfurase family protein, whose protein sequence is MKQVYLDNAATTSIRPEVIDRMTKVLQNNYGNASSTHSFGRSSKALLEQCRKNIASYFNVAASEIVFTSGGTEADNLALRSTVRDLGVTEIITSKIEHHAVLHTAEQLQKEYNITLKFVNVDDCGVIIYEHLEELLQSGNKSVVSLMHINNEVGNILDIKRVAELCKKYNAMFHTDTVQSVGHYKIDLQAIPIDFLAASAHKFHGPKGVGFCFIRKESGLKPMIFGGEQERGYRAGTESIHNIVGMDEALKIAYANLEKEKQYVSGLKSYFIQQLKTHMPKASFNGGCSDEINSTYTLVNVCLPIAPEKAAMLQFQLDLKGIACSKGSACQSGSNQQSHVLTEILNEEKLKQPSVRFSFSIYNTKKELDYVINVLKTFVNS, encoded by the coding sequence ATGAAGCAAGTATATTTGGATAACGCAGCTACAACTTCTATAAGACCAGAAGTTATTGACCGTATGACGAAAGTTTTACAGAATAACTATGGAAATGCATCCTCTACGCACAGTTTTGGTCGCTCGTCTAAAGCACTTTTGGAACAATGCCGGAAAAATATAGCTTCATATTTCAATGTGGCTGCATCAGAAATTGTATTTACTTCTGGAGGAACGGAAGCCGATAATCTTGCGCTACGAAGTACCGTTAGAGATTTAGGCGTAACCGAAATCATCACCTCTAAAATAGAGCATCATGCTGTTTTACATACAGCGGAACAATTACAAAAAGAGTATAACATAACGTTGAAATTTGTAAATGTTGACGACTGTGGCGTAATTATTTACGAGCATTTAGAAGAATTACTACAATCGGGTAACAAATCTGTAGTTAGTTTAATGCATATTAATAACGAGGTTGGAAATATTTTAGATATTAAGCGTGTCGCAGAACTTTGCAAAAAATACAATGCCATGTTCCATACGGATACCGTACAATCCGTTGGTCATTATAAAATAGACTTACAAGCGATACCTATAGATTTTCTAGCAGCAAGCGCTCATAAATTTCATGGGCCAAAAGGGGTTGGTTTTTGTTTTATCAGGAAAGAATCTGGATTGAAACCAATGATTTTTGGTGGCGAACAGGAGCGAGGCTATAGAGCTGGTACAGAATCCATCCATAATATTGTTGGTATGGATGAAGCCTTAAAAATTGCTTATGCAAACCTTGAAAAAGAAAAGCAATATGTTTCAGGTTTAAAATCTTATTTCATTCAACAGCTAAAAACGCATATGCCAAAAGCAAGTTTTAATGGCGGTTGCTCAGACGAGATTAATAGCACTTATACCTTGGTTAATGTGTGTTTGCCCATTGCTCCAGAAAAAGCTGCGATGCTTCAATTCCAACTCGATTTAAAAGGGATTGCTTGCTCAAAGGGGAGTGCGTGCCAAAGCGGGAGTAACCAACAATCGCATGTGTTGACTGAAATTTTGAATGAAGAAAAATTAAAGCAGCCTTCTGTCCGTTTCTCTTTCAGTATTTATAATACTAAAAAAGAATTAGATTATGTCATTAATGTTTTAAAGACATTTGTTAATTCTTAA
- a CDS encoding Smr/MutS family protein, producing the protein MKFKVGDKVETIDDDITGIITRISENTITVEADDGFDLQFEAHELMLTSSGNSLENAVYNTDFEAVKKEKESIKRKSTPTVKPKERHAPKFEVDLHIHQLTKSSKGMSNFDILNLQLDTARGQLEFAIRKRIPKVVFIHGVGEGVLRQELETLFGRYNNVKFYDADYKTYGLGATEVRIFQNIEP; encoded by the coding sequence ATGAAGTTTAAAGTAGGCGATAAGGTGGAAACCATTGATGATGATATCACTGGAATTATAACGAGGATTTCAGAAAACACAATTACGGTTGAGGCTGACGACGGTTTCGATTTGCAGTTTGAAGCTCATGAGCTCATGTTGACGTCGTCGGGAAATTCGCTTGAAAATGCCGTTTACAACACCGATTTTGAAGCAGTAAAAAAAGAAAAGGAATCCATAAAACGAAAATCAACGCCAACGGTAAAACCCAAAGAGCGACACGCTCCAAAGTTTGAAGTCGATCTGCATATTCATCAATTAACAAAATCTTCGAAAGGGATGTCTAATTTTGATATACTCAATTTACAATTAGACACCGCAAGAGGCCAATTGGAGTTTGCCATCAGAAAACGCATTCCTAAAGTTGTATTTATACATGGTGTTGGAGAAGGCGTGCTTCGCCAAGAGCTGGAAACGCTTTTTGGGCGTTATAACAATGTAAAGTTTTATGATGCAGATTATAAAACTTATGGTTTAGGTGCTACTGAGGTTCGGATTTTTCAGAATATTGAGCCTTAG
- the rny gene encoding ribonuclease Y has protein sequence MDTNTIMYIVGGGIVGVILGYVIAKSLEKGKASKLIANAENESKSIIKQAKSDGESIKKDKMLQAKEKFIELKAEHEKVIFSRDKKMAEAEKRIRDKESQVSTELNKTKKSNQSLESKIKDYDFRLEHLEKKQEEVEKAHKSQIKQLEVISSLSAEEAKEQLVESLKEEAKTDAQVFIQDHLEEAKLTAQQEAKKIIINTIQRIGTEEAVDNCVSVFNIESDDVKGRIIGREGRNIRAIEAATGVEIIVDDTPEAIILSCFDSVRREIARLSLHKLVTDGRIHPARIEEIVRKTEKQIEQEIIEVGKRTVIDLGIHGLHPELIKMVGRMKYRSSYGQNLLQHSREVAKLCGVMAAELGLNPKLAKRAGLLHDIGKVPSSETDVETPHAILGMQWAEKHGEKPEVCNAIGAHHDEIEMTTLLSPIIQVCDAISGARPGARRQVLDSYIQRLKDLEDVAFGFVGVKKAYAIQAGRELRVIVESEKVTDDRAASLSFEISQKIQTDMTYPGQVKVTVIRETRAVNIAK, from the coding sequence ATGGACACTAACACAATTATGTATATAGTTGGAGGCGGAATAGTAGGAGTAATACTAGGATATGTAATCGCTAAATCTTTAGAAAAAGGAAAGGCTTCTAAATTAATTGCGAATGCAGAAAACGAATCCAAATCAATTATAAAACAAGCAAAGTCTGATGGTGAGTCCATCAAGAAAGATAAAATGCTTCAGGCAAAGGAGAAATTTATTGAGCTTAAAGCAGAGCACGAAAAAGTAATTTTTTCTCGTGACAAAAAAATGGCAGAAGCCGAAAAACGCATTAGGGACAAAGAATCCCAAGTTTCCACTGAGCTTAATAAGACGAAAAAATCCAACCAGTCTTTAGAATCTAAAATAAAAGATTATGACTTTAGGTTGGAGCATCTTGAAAAGAAACAAGAAGAAGTAGAGAAAGCGCATAAAAGTCAAATAAAGCAATTAGAGGTCATTTCGTCTTTGTCTGCTGAAGAAGCCAAAGAACAATTAGTGGAATCGCTTAAAGAAGAAGCTAAAACCGATGCTCAAGTATTTATACAAGATCACTTGGAAGAGGCGAAATTAACAGCTCAGCAAGAAGCTAAGAAAATTATAATCAATACCATTCAGCGTATCGGTACAGAAGAAGCTGTTGATAACTGTGTGTCTGTTTTTAACATAGAATCTGATGATGTTAAAGGTAGAATTATCGGTAGGGAAGGAAGAAACATTAGAGCTATTGAAGCGGCAACAGGTGTTGAGATTATTGTAGATGATACACCAGAAGCCATTATCTTGTCTTGTTTTGATTCCGTACGACGTGAAATCGCGCGATTATCGTTACATAAATTGGTAACCGATGGTAGAATACATCCTGCACGTATTGAAGAGATTGTTAGGAAAACAGAGAAACAAATAGAACAAGAAATTATCGAAGTTGGTAAGCGAACGGTTATCGATTTAGGAATTCATGGTTTACATCCTGAATTAATAAAGATGGTCGGTCGAATGAAATACCGTTCATCTTACGGACAGAACTTACTCCAACACTCGCGTGAAGTCGCAAAACTTTGTGGTGTAATGGCTGCCGAATTAGGCTTAAACCCTAAGTTGGCTAAACGAGCAGGATTATTGCACGATATCGGAAAAGTACCATCGTCTGAAACTGACGTAGAAACACCTCACGCTATTTTAGGTATGCAATGGGCAGAAAAGCATGGTGAAAAACCAGAAGTTTGTAATGCGATTGGAGCGCACCACGACGAAATTGAAATGACAACATTATTGTCACCAATAATCCAAGTGTGTGATGCTATTTCTGGAGCACGACCAGGCGCCAGACGACAAGTACTGGATTCTTACATACAACGTTTAAAGGATTTGGAAGATGTTGCCTTTGGTTTTGTAGGCGTAAAGAAAGCTTATGCCATACAAGCCGGTAGAGAATTGCGAGTTATTGTAGAAAGTGAAAAAGTAACGGATGACAGAGCAGCCAGCTTATCTTTTGAGATTTCACAAAAAATTCAAACCGATATGACGTATCCTGGACAAGTAAAGGTTACGGTAATTAGAGAAACTAGAGCGGTTAATATTGCTAAATAA
- a CDS encoding T9SS type A sorting domain-containing protein: MKLSFFACLMLFFSFSFAQLSVRNDAFVFVNDEVLFVNDDVNLEEADSKIYLRDESQLIQGTGTTGNSGVGELSVYQNSEVNQFAYHYWCSPVGGVLSNTLTNNAFQINQVDDPLLSTLDPIDSNDAIFTSAYDGSSSPLTISTRWLWMFVTSDEYSEWIPATNPGNPNIDVTTGLGFTMKGMGPNGGTIIQNYDFRGKPNNGTITNSIAAEQFTLIGNPYPSALDAADFLWDPQNTNLDEVNAPPAGTTGAIYYWEQDVTNSNSHYLDTYVGGYASYTCTEPDGSDNIVESFVPATMIFYLSDGSPAATPPNGTGGRVARRYIPVGQGFMVEGAESIAPGSLVYVKNSHRDYVKETAANSQFFRSANVSTSDTDATNQYDENGNFIVPDDYKRFRMIVSFNELYSRELLANFHDSASEGFDYGLEAKRPSEVESDAYWIQNNDAYVIQAHSFDVNLKIPLVLEVEEQQPISFGIYDIQNFDTNQNIYIHDIETDIYVNLNSQNYHINLDAGNYTDRFEIVFTTESTLSIDELDITSLTILQDNGKHQLTVQNPNSLDIKSVEIFDVAGKQILKGNYNAIEEQYNLSTLNLSDGVYVVNVSMYSNTKAKSKKIIVKN, from the coding sequence ATGAAACTTTCTTTCTTTGCCTGTTTAATGCTATTTTTTTCCTTTTCTTTCGCACAATTGAGTGTACGGAATGATGCATTTGTCTTTGTTAACGATGAAGTGCTTTTTGTTAACGACGATGTCAATCTTGAAGAAGCAGATTCAAAAATTTATTTAAGGGATGAATCCCAACTCATTCAAGGGACAGGTACGACTGGAAATTCTGGTGTAGGAGAACTTAGTGTTTATCAGAATAGTGAAGTGAATCAATTTGCTTACCATTATTGGTGTTCTCCAGTTGGAGGCGTACTATCTAATACACTTACAAATAATGCTTTTCAAATTAATCAAGTAGATGATCCTCTTTTAAGCACTTTAGATCCTATTGATAGCAATGATGCTATTTTTACTAGTGCTTATGATGGCTCGTCAAGTCCTTTAACAATTTCCACACGTTGGTTATGGATGTTTGTAACTTCTGATGAGTATAGTGAATGGATTCCAGCTACTAATCCTGGAAATCCAAATATAGATGTTACTACAGGTTTAGGGTTTACAATGAAAGGAATGGGACCTAATGGTGGAACAATTATTCAAAATTACGACTTTAGAGGTAAGCCTAATAATGGTACTATTACAAACTCCATTGCAGCAGAACAGTTTACACTAATTGGCAACCCTTATCCTTCTGCGCTTGATGCTGCAGATTTTTTATGGGATCCACAAAATACCAATTTAGATGAAGTTAATGCACCACCTGCAGGCACAACAGGTGCCATTTATTATTGGGAGCAAGACGTAACGAATTCTAATTCGCACTATTTAGACACTTATGTTGGTGGTTATGCATCATACACTTGTACAGAACCTGATGGCTCCGATAATATTGTAGAATCGTTTGTACCTGCAACCATGATTTTTTATTTAAGTGATGGTTCTCCTGCAGCAACGCCGCCTAATGGCACAGGAGGAAGAGTAGCAAGACGTTATATTCCAGTTGGGCAAGGCTTTATGGTAGAAGGTGCTGAAAGTATCGCACCTGGCTCATTAGTCTATGTAAAAAATAGTCATAGAGATTATGTTAAAGAAACCGCAGCAAACAGTCAGTTTTTTAGAAGTGCCAATGTTAGTACTTCAGATACAGATGCAACTAATCAGTATGATGAAAATGGGAATTTTATAGTACCAGATGATTACAAGAGATTCAGAATGATTGTAAGTTTTAACGAATTATATTCGAGAGAATTACTTGCCAACTTTCATGATTCGGCTTCTGAAGGATTTGATTATGGCTTAGAAGCAAAACGACCTAGTGAGGTTGAATCTGATGCATATTGGATTCAGAATAATGATGCTTATGTTATACAAGCTCATAGTTTTGATGTTAATTTAAAGATTCCATTGGTCCTTGAAGTTGAGGAACAACAACCAATCAGCTTTGGTATTTACGACATACAGAATTTTGATACCAATCAAAACATTTATATCCATGATATTGAAACTGATATTTATGTGAACTTAAATAGCCAGAATTACCATATTAACTTGGATGCTGGCAACTACACAGATCGCTTCGAAATTGTATTTACCACAGAAAGCACTTTGAGTATTGATGAATTAGATATCACATCTTTAACTATTCTTCAAGATAATGGTAAACATCAACTTACGGTTCAAAATCCGAATAGTTTAGATATTAAATCTGTAGAAATTTTTGATGTTGCCGGAAAACAAATCTTGAAAGGTAATTACAATGCTATTGAGGAGCAATACAATTTATCTACATTGAATTTGAGTGATGGCGTGTATGTTGTAAACGTATCTATGTACTCAAACACTAAAGCAAAATCTAAGAAGATCATCGTTAAGAATTAA
- a CDS encoding TonB-dependent receptor: protein MKRLHFTILLSLLFSLLSFSQSATIRGVILDEANMPIEGVNIKANTGEGTATNSNGFYELKVPFDVEVTVEFTHVSHKRVEQKFNLKNGQEIEYNPVMLVEIEQIATVVINTNTRLNVEGVVSIDPSTLRTIKGAQPGVENILKTLPGVNISNELSTQYSVRGGNFDENLVYVNEIEVYRPFLIRSGNQEGLSFVNTDMVHNVDFSAGGFQAKYGDKLSSVLDITYRNPVDFGIRADLSLLGGSVTAETVSKDGKFSGIAGVRYRDNSLLLNSLETEGNVEPVFADAQTYLTYRFSSKFHLNFLGNISLNKYNFQPENRQTNFGTLENPVALLVFYDGQENDQYQTYFGAFKANYFASDDLTLKLIASAYHTTEQEYFDILAQYRLGEVNTNIGDENLGEVEFSEGIGSQLTHARNDLDAFIVNAEHRGDYKVDDESTIEWSVKYTHEDIRDRLVEYEVIDSAGFSIRPPRFSEPNPQPYEQFTGPLTAFENIRALNFIKINRLQAFAQYSKQTDWNGHEAFFNAGVRTHTWNVSGDGISDSKTQTVVSPRAQFAIKPDWEKDMLFRIAGGLYYQPPFYRELRDSSGTVQPNVKAQQSFHIVVGNEYSFEIWERPFKLVTEAYYKGMTDVNPYTLENVRIRYSADNNAKAYAYGLDLRLNGEFVPGTESWFSFGYLKTEENIDNRGYIARPTDQRLKFGALFQDYVPNMPDLKMYLNLVYNTGVPGGSPSYADPYVYQLRLRDYRRADLGISYQLVNPEKAYDAKWKKSVKELSIGFEIYNMFNNQNSITNTWVRDVYSKAQYAIPNYLTPRVFNVRLSARF, encoded by the coding sequence TTGAAACGCTTACATTTTACTATCCTACTGAGCTTACTTTTTAGTCTGCTTTCCTTTTCACAATCTGCTACCATTAGAGGTGTTATTTTAGACGAAGCCAATATGCCGATTGAAGGCGTTAACATTAAGGCTAATACAGGCGAAGGTACAGCAACCAATAGCAATGGATTTTACGAACTTAAAGTGCCTTTTGATGTTGAAGTAACAGTTGAGTTCACTCATGTTTCCCACAAACGGGTAGAGCAGAAATTTAATTTAAAAAATGGACAGGAAATTGAATACAATCCTGTGATGCTAGTCGAAATAGAACAAATAGCAACCGTTGTTATTAATACGAATACGAGATTAAATGTTGAAGGCGTCGTATCCATTGATCCGTCAACTTTAAGAACTATAAAAGGCGCCCAACCTGGTGTTGAAAACATCTTAAAAACCTTACCAGGTGTTAACATTTCGAATGAATTAAGTACCCAATATTCCGTAAGAGGTGGAAATTTTGATGAAAATTTAGTTTATGTGAACGAAATTGAAGTCTATAGACCATTCCTTATTCGTTCTGGAAACCAAGAAGGTTTGAGTTTTGTGAATACAGATATGGTACATAATGTCGATTTTTCTGCTGGCGGTTTTCAGGCGAAATATGGCGATAAGTTATCATCGGTTTTAGATATTACGTATCGAAATCCTGTAGATTTTGGCATTAGAGCCGATTTAAGTTTGTTGGGCGGAAGCGTTACTGCCGAAACCGTTTCAAAAGATGGAAAATTTTCAGGGATTGCAGGTGTGCGTTATAGAGATAATAGCTTGTTGCTGAATAGCCTCGAAACGGAGGGCAATGTAGAACCCGTTTTTGCTGATGCGCAAACCTATTTGACTTATCGTTTTTCGAGCAAATTCCATTTGAATTTTTTAGGGAATATATCCTTGAACAAATACAATTTTCAACCTGAGAACAGACAGACCAATTTCGGGACTTTAGAAAATCCTGTGGCACTTTTGGTGTTTTATGACGGTCAGGAAAATGACCAATACCAAACCTATTTCGGAGCTTTTAAGGCCAATTATTTCGCTTCAGATGATTTAACGTTAAAACTTATTGCTTCGGCTTACCATACCACTGAACAAGAATATTTCGACATATTGGCACAATATCGATTAGGCGAAGTCAATACCAATATTGGAGATGAAAATTTAGGGGAAGTGGAGTTTAGTGAAGGTATTGGCTCCCAACTCACACACGCTCGAAACGATTTAGATGCATTTATTGTCAATGCAGAGCATCGAGGCGACTACAAAGTTGATGACGAAAGCACCATTGAATGGTCTGTAAAATATACACATGAAGATATTAGAGATCGTTTGGTAGAATACGAAGTCATTGATTCCGCAGGCTTCTCAATAAGACCACCACGATTTAGTGAGCCTAATCCGCAACCTTACGAACAGTTTACAGGACCATTAACGGCGTTTGAAAACATAAGAGCTTTAAATTTTATAAAGATTAACAGACTTCAAGCTTTTGCACAATACAGTAAACAAACGGATTGGAATGGACACGAAGCATTTTTCAATGCAGGTGTAAGAACACATACTTGGAATGTGAGTGGCGATGGAATTTCAGATAGTAAAACACAAACTGTGGTTAGTCCAAGAGCTCAATTTGCCATAAAACCAGATTGGGAAAAAGACATGCTTTTTAGAATCGCAGGTGGCTTATATTACCAACCACCATTTTATAGGGAGCTGAGAGATTCTTCCGGTACAGTGCAACCTAACGTAAAAGCACAACAATCCTTTCATATCGTTGTAGGAAACGAATACAGTTTTGAAATTTGGGAAAGACCTTTTAAATTGGTTACTGAAGCTTATTATAAAGGCATGACGGACGTGAATCCTTATACACTGGAAAACGTTAGAATTCGTTACAGCGCTGACAATAATGCCAAAGCATATGCTTATGGCCTGGACTTAAGACTGAATGGCGAGTTTGTGCCTGGCACAGAATCCTGGTTTAGTTTTGGGTATTTGAAAACTGAAGAAAACATTGACAATCGTGGGTATATTGCCAGACCGACCGACCAACGGTTAAAATTCGGTGCTTTGTTTCAGGATTATGTACCGAATATGCCAGACTTAAAGATGTATTTAAATTTGGTTTACAACACAGGAGTTCCTGGTGGTTCGCCTAGTTATGCAGACCCTTACGTTTATCAACTCCGCTTACGCGATTATCGACGTGCTGATTTAGGAATTTCGTACCAATTGGTCAACCCTGAAAAAGCCTATGATGCCAAATGGAAAAAATCAGTTAAGGAACTCTCCATTGGGTTTGAAATCTATAACATGTTCAACAACCAGAATTCCATAACCAATACTTGGGTAAGGGATGTTTATTCCAAAGCCCAGTATGCCATTCCCAATTATTTAACACCTCGTGTTTTTAATGTACGATTGTCTGCTAGATTCTAA
- a CDS encoding DUF2752 domain-containing protein has product MLIIANGLEDYMLPCLNKKLLGFECMGCGMQRSIALIFNGKLIDAFFMYPAIYTLIVFFGFLIVNSFWNIKNSNKIIIILALTNVFIIVTNFIIKLYLK; this is encoded by the coding sequence ATGCTTATTATTGCTAATGGACTTGAAGATTATATGTTGCCATGCCTAAACAAAAAACTGTTAGGGTTTGAATGTATGGGATGTGGAATGCAACGTTCGATTGCCTTAATATTTAATGGGAAACTGATTGATGCCTTTTTTATGTATCCAGCGATTTATACATTAATCGTCTTTTTTGGGTTTTTAATTGTCAACAGTTTCTGGAATATTAAGAACAGTAATAAAATAATTATTATCTTGGCTTTAACCAACGTGTTTATAATTGTAACCAATTTTATAATCAAACTTTACTTAAAATAA
- a CDS encoding CCC motif membrane protein, which produces MEQQKLNPAIVYVLAIIGLLCCCIGGAGVFLAGPAFLIAQSGLKKASLNPEDYDQSSVKAMNTAKIVALVILIINVVYLIMTVYRIYTVGWDELMRQSQEMMEQWQQNQ; this is translated from the coding sequence ATGGAACAACAAAAATTAAACCCAGCTATTGTTTATGTATTAGCTATTATTGGATTACTGTGCTGCTGTATTGGAGGCGCTGGAGTTTTCCTTGCAGGACCTGCATTTTTAATTGCCCAAAGTGGTTTAAAAAAAGCGAGCCTGAATCCAGAGGATTATGATCAAAGTAGTGTAAAAGCTATGAATACCGCCAAAATTGTGGCGCTAGTAATCTTAATTATAAATGTGGTTTACTTAATAATGACGGTCTATAGAATATATACTGTTGGTTGGGACGAATTAATGAGACAATCCCAAGAAATGATGGAACAATGGCAACAAAACCAATAG
- a CDS encoding cell division protein ZapA — protein sequence MSEQLKIKLSIANRVYPLTINPSQEEGLRKATKKIEAMIGQFEQNYSVRDKQDVLAMCALQFAAQVEQKSIDKEYVNEEVQEKLEALNELLQAHI from the coding sequence ATGTCAGAACAATTAAAAATTAAACTTTCTATTGCCAATAGAGTTTATCCATTAACGATAAATCCGAGCCAAGAGGAAGGTTTACGAAAAGCCACAAAAAAAATTGAGGCTATGATTGGACAATTTGAGCAGAATTACTCTGTAAGGGATAAGCAAGATGTTTTAGCCATGTGTGCTTTGCAGTTTGCGGCTCAAGTAGAGCAAAAGTCAATAGATAAAGAGTATGTGAATGAAGAAGTTCAGGAAAAGTTAGAAGCTTTAAATGAGTTGCTGCAAGCACATATTTAA
- a CDS encoding M23 family metallopeptidase, which produces MKQFLLFFLLTCSVYGQSEYPQDYFRHPLDIPLVLAGSFAELRSTHFHGGLDIKTQQREGLKVYTAAEGYVSRIKISEFGYGKALYVTHPNGYTTVYGHLQKFSKRLEDFIKECQYEKESFEVEVFPNSEELLVEPNEVIGYSGNTGSSGGPHLHFEIRDNQERPMNPLLFGMQVKDTKAPYVSAVFAYPKDGTSTINGKNERVELRLIPKDEGAYDVEKITAYGNIGFGVVSNDKQDLAPNNNGVSNIQTFFNGNKSLEVDFKRFSFDESKHIRRYVDYDYYKSNKSKIQKLFIEQNNPLSLYKDAYDNGFVLVEDSTASVYKIKINDYHKNETWVTIPIEGKPETIEQDDFIDTSEKALVYSSKATTLNSGLINVKFYENTLYDDTYINFRVNSDTLFLDEDRIPMQKNFYINYDLSNYKSEHQEKLFVARYYGNYWKPYYVSSSRKGNILTARTKSLGTFALATDTVPPTIKPINFQDKKWISKYRYLKVKIDDDLSGISKYRATVNGKWILMEYDYKTNTLTHDFNDNIVKDTKNELKIIVTDNVGNSSTFEATFFRK; this is translated from the coding sequence ATGAAACAATTTTTGCTCTTCTTTTTACTCACATGCTCTGTTTATGGACAATCGGAATATCCGCAGGATTATTTTAGGCATCCATTAGACATTCCATTGGTGCTTGCTGGTTCGTTTGCTGAATTGCGTTCCACTCATTTCCATGGTGGGTTGGATATTAAGACGCAGCAAAGGGAAGGTTTAAAAGTTTATACAGCTGCTGAAGGTTACGTGAGTAGAATCAAAATTTCTGAATTTGGCTACGGAAAGGCACTCTATGTTACGCATCCAAATGGTTACACAACGGTTTATGGTCATCTTCAAAAGTTTTCCAAACGTTTAGAGGATTTTATTAAGGAGTGTCAATATGAAAAAGAAAGTTTTGAAGTTGAAGTTTTCCCTAATTCTGAAGAACTCTTGGTAGAACCCAACGAAGTGATTGGTTATTCTGGCAATACAGGAAGCTCTGGTGGACCGCATTTGCATTTTGAAATCAGGGATAATCAGGAGCGACCAATGAACCCTTTACTTTTTGGTATGCAAGTCAAAGATACCAAAGCACCTTATGTTTCTGCTGTATTTGCCTACCCTAAAGATGGAACTTCCACTATTAATGGTAAAAATGAACGCGTTGAATTACGTCTGATTCCAAAAGATGAAGGCGCATATGACGTTGAAAAAATAACAGCTTATGGCAATATCGGTTTTGGAGTGGTATCTAATGACAAGCAAGATTTAGCCCCAAATAATAATGGCGTCAGTAACATTCAGACCTTTTTTAATGGCAATAAAAGTCTCGAAGTCGATTTTAAACGCTTCAGTTTTGATGAATCCAAACACATCAGACGCTACGTGGATTACGACTATTATAAAAGTAACAAATCCAAAATTCAAAAGTTATTCATTGAACAGAACAATCCATTAAGCCTTTATAAAGATGCTTATGACAATGGTTTTGTTCTAGTGGAAGACAGTACAGCATCCGTTTATAAGATAAAAATAAATGATTACCATAAAAATGAGACTTGGGTTACCATTCCTATAGAGGGAAAACCTGAAACTATAGAGCAAGACGATTTCATAGATACCTCTGAAAAAGCTTTGGTCTACAGCAGTAAAGCAACGACTTTAAATTCTGGACTTATAAATGTAAAATTCTATGAAAATACGTTGTACGATGATACCTATATAAATTTTAGGGTGAATTCTGATACACTATTTCTAGACGAAGATAGAATTCCAATGCAAAAGAATTTTTATATCAATTACGATTTAAGCAACTATAAAAGCGAGCATCAAGAAAAATTATTTGTTGCCAGATATTATGGCAATTATTGGAAACCGTATTATGTATCTAGCTCACGTAAAGGCAATATATTAACAGCTAGGACCAAATCTTTGGGAACCTTTGCACTTGCTACAGATACCGTACCACCAACTATAAAGCCTATTAACTTTCAAGATAAAAAATGGATTAGTAAATATCGTTACTTAAAAGTAAAGATTGATGACGACCTTTCTGGAATAAGTAAATATAGGGCCACTGTGAACGGTAAATGGATTTTAATGGAATACGATTATAAAACCAATACCTTAACACATGATTTTAATGATAACATCGTTAAAGATACCAAGAACGAATTAAAAATAATTGTTACGGATAATGTTGGAAATAGTTCTACATTTGAAGCAACATTTTTTAGAAAATAG